The window AAAAAACCTTCAGCTTCTGAATCTAAGAAGTCAGATAAGGGCAAGAAAAGGTTTAGAAAGAAAAGTGGGCAGTCAGATGACAGTGATGAAGAGGTGTAGTTTCTTTTCCCCATTCCagcctttttttcttttttcatggTAAGATTTAGCCTGGCGTCTCGTCTGATAAAGCTGTGAACAACGTTGTAGGTGCCTGTAAGAGAGGACAGTAGACACGTTCGAAGAAAGGTTTCTGAAGATGAGGATGATGGTTCTGAGGTATATCTGATAATCCCCGTAGCCTTTTGCTTTAGAAAGGGAGTAACTAGGATATTTACTATAGACAGGAGTGGATAACACCTGTGCTAATATAGTTTACTTTGTTCTTGTACACTTGGCACAGTCAGAAGAGGAAAGAGTGCGTGACcaaaaggagaaagaagaactcgaGCAGCATATAAGAGATCGTGATACTGCACGGACACGAAAGGTATGCCTCAAAATTGCATTCTTGGTATGATTTCTGTTTTCTGTTCCGAATAGGTCATGTAGTTGTAGCCGGCCAGGGACTAAGTGTTGACGACGACTGTGTGCAAGTTCTTAATGAATGAGATTTCTTGTGATTCATTACAGGCAAATCTAGATTCATTTAAGGAAAATGAATTAAGCTATAAAGTACACATtcatatgttatattatataccTGATAGAATGAGAAACATGTAGTTAGCATAGCTCACTTATCGGTGTACTCTGTTGATGTGAAAGTCAGTGACATGTTCTTTTCATTTGTTTAATGATCAGCTAACGGAGCAAAAGTTGTCAAAGAAAGAGCAAGGTACACTCTGTTATAATTTGTGCATTAAcctacatttatatttttattttgcattGTAATCTAGGCATACGTCTTTTCAACTGACACTGTGTCTCATGTtggattttttatttgaaaacagAGGAGGCTCTTCGAAGAGCGAACGCTTTGGAGGAGGATGATTTAAACTCCTTAAGGTAATGAAACTTTTCTTTCTTATATGTGTTTTGATGATTGTTTTTTGACAAAGATAGAAGGTAATGAAGTATAGTTTCCAAGCATCACCTGTGTCTCGTATGTTTAATCCTCCCACTATTAGCTACCAATTCTTGACTCTATCAACCATTAGCGTGTAATAACCATTGAATTGTTTTCTAATGATACTGATAGAAATGATCTCTTTGAAGGCTATTTCGTGCTGTCCTTGCTCTTGATATCATTTGTTGGTTCTAATGCAGGAAAGTTTCAAGACAAGAATATTTGAGGAAGAGGGAACAGAAGAAACTGGAAGAACTAAGGTACATAACATGTAAATGTTTGCACCTTTTTGTTCTTAGTATTGCGATCTTCCCGTTAATTGGTTTCTACTTTTCCTCCTTTTCCATAGGGATGAGATAGAAGATGAACAATATCTTTTCGCAGATGAAAAGCTCACAGAAACAGAGCTTCGTGAGTTTAGGTAACTGCTACATCTTTCTTGCATCAGTGTTGTTGTTACCATTGCCAAAATCTATCTGATGCAATGCGTTTGTTTTGACGAGGAAAATTGAAATTTCAGTTAcgatttattcttttttttttcttcttgcaaTTCTAAAAGCTATATGGTGGCATTCATATGTCACAAGGTATGTTTAGTTTTGGTTAGTTGAGCTTCGGTTGACATGTTTCTCTTTTATAGATACAAGAAAGAGCTTTATGACCTGGTGAAGAAAAGAACACAAGATGAAGATAACGTAGAGGAGGTAATGTTTGCATCTTGCTGGACTCTTCTTTCTCCTGGTTTTGTAAAATTTCTATATATCTAACCCATACTCTTCTTACTCCTCCTTCTCGGAGTTCAGTATAGAATTCCAGATGCTTATGATGATCAAGAGGGGGGTGTTGATCAGGAGAAGAGATTTGCTGTTGCTGTGCAACGATACAAGTGAGTTGACAAAGAGCGCTTTGCTAGAGATAGAACACATTCTAATCTGCATGCGCTTGCCATATCTAACTTTAGTATTTTTCAAAACCCTTTTGAGCATTCTTaatcatcattttttgtttagggATCTGGATTCAAGGGAGAAGATGGATCCATTTGCAGAGCAAGAAGCTTGGGAGGACCATCAGATTGGTAATtctgttttaagttttaactatATTTCAGTTGACCAGTCCTGTCTTTGCTTCCCACTGATTTAAGTGACACTGTTCTTTCTTATGCTGATTTAAATGTTATTTCTATGCAGGAAAAGCAAGACTAAAATTTGGCTCAAAGAACAAAAAAGCCTCAGACGATTATCAGTAAGACCTGTTACATATTTGTTGTTTTATTCTTACTCTGCTACGTTGGGGTTTGTTTGTTTCCTTTGAGGATACTCGTCGTTAGCTTTCTAATCATGGATTATTCCCATGATCTGTGGATTCTAAGTGTTTGCTTTTTGTAGGTTTGTGTTCGAGGaccaaataaattttataaaggaATCAGTGATGGCCGGTGAAAATGTATTACCTATGAATATCTGTTAAACCTGATGAGACCTGGCATATGGGGACTTGTAGCTGACTTTTTGTTTTTGCCATGCAGTATGAAGATGATATGCATCCTAAAGAAGCTCAAGATGCGGCTGAAAAAACAGCTTTAGAAGAACTTCAGGTGCTATACTTTTCTGTTTTTTCTTCCGATTGACTCTGTTTTCTCAAACTCGACCAACCAAATCTTCTTCTTAAGATGCAGTTCGGAATAAGTTCAGATTGTTTGTTATCTTTGAATTAATATCcgtagcaaaagaaaaaaaacttatccTGACATGTTCTTGCATCTGTTTATTTGTGATTCAGGAGGTCAGAAAAAGCCTGCCAATTTACGGGTATCGTGAGCAGTTGCTTCAGGCCGTGGAAGAGCATCAGGTGATTCTAGCTCTCATGTCTTTGCCGTTGGTTTACATACTGCGAcactaaattttaaatgaaCATGTTTACAGTTTTTAAGACATCTAATAACAGTTTTTACGAGAAGCTCATTTTAACAATCCCTATTGAAAGTGAAACAAGATCAATAGAGAGCAAAACACTTATAAACTATAGCAAGCATCAAATTTCAGTGTCGTGTACAACGGAAAATGTGGATTGAAATTTTTGTTGTAAAATTGTgcataactttttttaatattttgttttgttatggtTTCCTCTGCTACATGTAACTGAAATTTGAAACCTTCTTTCAAcctctttatattttttaggtTCTTGTCATTGTGGGAGACACTGGTTCAGGAAAGACAACACAAATACCACAATATCTCCATGAAGCTGGTTACACAAAGCGCGGAAAGGTACAAACCTACTCCTTACCCGTAATTGTAGCATATAGTTAAACACTCATAGTTCCTTCAAAATGAACTGTTAATGTAAAATTCGTTAGTAAAATGGCCTGTTAGTCCTTAATTGACAGCTGTTAGCTTGTTGAGAATGAACTTACTTTGAAGTTGTTCGTTCCTTATAAAAGATCTAGTTTTGCTTATGAAGAAAGAATAAGCCTTGTTTATGACCTTGTGGTTGAGTAGGGCAAAGTAGTTACTTTCTCAAGTAAAGAACCATAATGATTTGCTATTATGTTTCAGGTTGGTTGTACACAGCCCCGAAGAGTTGCAGCTATGAGTGTTGCTGCCCGTGTGGCTCAAGAGATGGGTGTCAAACTTGGACATGAGGTATGCTTGCTTTTTCCCCCTTTGGCTGCCTGCTTGTAAGTTGATCGTTACACAACTGTGGGTTCAATCTTTGAATCTAAAATGTGGTTGGTGCTTGTCACAGGTTGGCTATTCCATTCGATTTGAGGATTGTACTTCAGATAAAACTGTTCTGAAGTATATGACTGATGGAATGCTTTTGCGTGAGCTGCTTGGGGAACCAGATCTGGCCAGCTACAGGTAATGGGCATTCTTTCTTTCACAATTCTAAAAAttacttttgaaaaataaacGTTTTTGCTTACTGATTGCAAAACCGTTCAGTGTCGTTATTGTAGACGAGGCGCACGAAAGAACCTTGTCAACCGATATACTGTTTGGATTAGTTAAGGCAAGTGGATCTTCTTGCTTATGCAATCATGGTTAGATAGATCCTTGAATAAATTCTGATTGGGCTATTCCTTTATTTGACAGGATATAGCGCGGTTTCGACCAGATTTGAAGTTGTTGATATCTAGTGCAACAATGGATGCAGAAAAGTTTTCTGATTATTTCGATACAGCGCCGATTTTTAGTTTTCCAGGGAGAAGGTATCCAGTTGAAATTAACTTTACAAGTGCACCTGAAGCTGATTACATGGACGCAGCAATAGTTACTGTGCTTACTATCCATGTGAGGGAGCCGCTTGGAGATATATTGGTCTTCTTAACTGGTCAAGAGGAAATTGAAACCGCAGAAGAAATCTTGAAGCAAAGGATAAGAGGTTTGGGTACAAAGATCCGTGAATTAATCATATGCCCGATTTACGCAAACCTTCCAAGCGAACTCCAAGCAAAGATATTTGAGCCAACTCCAGAAGGGGCACGTAAAGTAGTCCTAGCGACAAACATTGCTGAAACATCATTGACGATTGATGGTATAAAGTATGTTGTTGATCCTGGATTTAGCAAGATGAAGTCATATAACCCGAGAACAGGGATGGAGTCTTTGCTGATTACTCCTATCTCCAAGGCTTCAGCAACTCAACGTGCTGGTCGAGCTGGAAGAACAAGCGCAGGGAAGTGTTACCGTCTGTACACAGCGTTTAATTACAACAACGACTTGGAGGAAAACACGGTGCCAGAAGTACAGAGGACGAATCTTGCAAGTGTGGTACTTGCTTTAAAGAGTCTTGGAATTCATGATCTCATAAACTTTGATTTTATGGACCCTCCACCTGCTGAAGCACTTGTGAAGGCTTTAGAGCTTCTCTTCGCTCTAGGTGCTCTAAATAAGCTCGGTGAATTGACTAAAGCTGGTAGAAGGATGGCAGAGTTTCCCCTTGATCCGATGTTATCGAAGATGATTGTTGTTTCTGACAAGTACAAGTGCTCAGATGAGGTAATATCAATTGCTGCTATGTTGTCAGTTGGAGGGTCTATCTTCTACCGTCCCAAGGACAAACAGGTTCACGCTGACAATGCAAGAATGAATTTTCACACTGGAAATGTCGGTGACCATATTGCTTTGCTAAAGGTTCTGAACCTTCTCTTTTTCTCCTCttttccttccttccttccatTATCTTTGTATGTTTATCGTTTTTGTTGTTGCTTTGTGAAGGTTTACAGCTCATGGAAGGAAACAAACTACTCTACACAGTGGTGCTATGAGAACTACATTCAGGTACCGTGCTGTCTCTCTATGCTTATCATTGCATCGGATTACATGTAAATCCGTTTGAAATCTGTTTTGGGTTGCATGCATATATGTTCAGGTACGGAGCATGAAAAGAGCCAGAGATATCCGTGACCAGTTGGAAGGACTTCTCGAGAGAGTGGAGATAGAAATCAGCTCAAACATGAACGAATTGGATTCAGTTAGAAAGTCCATTGTAGCTGGTACTCTCACTTTCGTTTTTTGTTGATTTTACAATGTATTGTATATACCTCTGCTAATAATCTCCTTGATCAGGTTTCTTCCCGCACACTGCGAAGCTGCAGAAGAATGGATCATATCGAACTGTGAAGCATCCCCAGACAGTGCACATACATCCCAATTCAGGCTTATCTCAGGTCAATTATTTCTCACTATAtatgaaccaaaaaaatatacgaGTACTGATAGAATCTTGAATATTGATGAGTTCTTCTCAATGCTTTATTGTAGGTGTTGCCAAGATGGGTTGTATATCATGAACTAGTGCTCACCTCCAAGGAATATATGCGACAGGTAATTCTTATGTTTCATGATTGATAGGTTTAATCATATAATTGGATCTTTGTTTTCAATTGTTTCGGTTTCATTTGTTTGTATAAttaatactcccaaaattgcAGGTAACGGAGTTGAAACCAGAGTGGTTGATTGAGTTAGCTCCTCACTACTACCAGCGCAAGGACGTTGAAGATGGTAAAAACCTTTTTATATTTCTCTGTAGTTGTTTGTAGAATTGAATCTTTCGATCTCTAACGACAAAACccatgttaaaataaaatttcagatGCATCAAAGAAAATGCCCAAAGGAGCTGGTAAAGCTGCGATctaagaagtcaagactggaaaCAGATGTGGGTGTATAGAAAACTTTGGCAGATTGCTAGAAGAGCTTTCTTTACCACTACATTTAACTTCTTTTTGGTGTTAGAAAATAATAACAATGTTTATGAATAGTCCAAATCAGTGACCACTTGATCTTCActaactctttctttttcttttttttttgaacaaccttCACTAACTCTTTCTTGGCATCTCAAAACACGTGATACAATTCTCTACCTAATTTATCATATAAAGCAAACACTGGTCATCTACCCTATTTTGCAGTTCATCGGGCTCTCTTTTTCATTCCCTATTTGCTGCTAATACGAGTCTTATTTGCACTGTCGCACAGACGTATATTAAGATTCAGGAAATGCGTCGACGCATCACCTGATATGAAATATCTGGGTCTTCTCTTTGAATCCTACTGGTACGGATAACTAGTAATAGAGATGTCACACGGGCCAGCTTTGTCCACGTATCCCCTCTACTGAGGCCTCAAATCTTACAGTGCGGCTGGCCCGCCACTTGTTGCGGTCACTAAGACATATGTATGATCGATTATATTCTTCAGACAgcgatatatattatattaaatagccCACTAAGTTCCAGTATTAATACAATAGATAGGGGCGCGTACGATTCATCGAATATTTACGTTTTGAAAATATTCATTGATTCAATTCGTTTCATCGAATAATTAATTATCCAATTTAAATTGATCCATAGTTacttgtatattttgaaaatttatattttcgaTCAAATATCTGATTCGATTtatgcaaataaaataaaaataaataaataaaaaatctaaaaaatataaaataataatagtttttgttcaaaacaataatgatttttaattaaaataacagTTATTTACTTTTCAAACTTTGATAGCTAAATTAATcaatttaataaatgattttttttagaaaacttaTATagcatataataattatataacataGGTATATAATGGATCGATTGGAccatatatttatttctaaaaaaaatagtatttgtgatttgatttgttttttacgCATATttgcatatgtttttttttttgcttcgtAAAGATAGTCTTTTCGGTTTAACTGAAACAAATAAGAGTGATTTGGCCAATATTCATAAGAGCTAGTGGAAGGAGAGAAATGTCAAGGCTTGTGTCTAATTGTCACATTGTATGGTAAACATGACTGAAATATACTATactataaaccatataataTAGTCGAAACACTTATACAAATATACATGGTGAAAAGAGAAACATGTTACAAACGTTAACAAAAACACCACACcaacaataatattatacattatacaATGTATAGGTTAGTCGAAGCAGAAACACACCAGAGCATTTACCAAATTTTTTATGCTACCAATCATAatagaatgaaacaaaaaaatacaatttagtTTATCTTCTTAAATCATTTTGTAATTGATAGCAGTAAAAGTGaatgtataaaaataagaaCGGTTGATGAAGAGATGTTGTTGCTACGTaaagtaaaaaaagaagaatatgtGGTGGGAGGAGGAAAAGAACCTACCGGACGTGGAAGAGATGGCAAGTGGTGACAATGGCCGAAGAGAAGATGGCGGCGGCTACAAAACAATCAGTAATAGTAATGGTGACAATAATAGGATCGAGgtgaatgaagaaaaaaaaaatgcgcGAGTTAGATATGATATTGCACAATTTGGGATATAGAATAACCTCATTCGGAACAGAAGGTTAGTCGATACTATTCTATAAAAGTATGTATTATAGTATCTACTAAAGTAAACAAAACATCCTATCTACTTAATTCACTAGGGTACGTAAATGACGCCGCCAGAAGAAACACAAGAAACTACTTCGAACCATAAGGGGATCACAATTGTGGAATTTAGTATAGCAGACCCACATATatgttggggtcgaaaacggtTACGAAACAGTTAACGTCCAAATCTCCGCAAAATACAAGTATGTCTCTCCGCAATAAATCATGCTCGGTCAAGAGAACATCACAACATATGTTCTCGAGATGAAGTTTCATTCGAATTCTATTTAGATCAAACATAAGCCGTCGGAAACGTACCCAAACCAGTTACGGATAGGTTCGAGTATGAAAATCGGAACAtggacaaaccaagctcggtcattacgcaactaccgcacatgcacgctATCCGGTCGCTTCGCTCGGtagctacacagcgaccgagctcggccaagctcggtcgatgcgtacgtagcgaccgagcttggctccagcgcggtcgctatgtagctaccgagcgtccgtcccgcttggtcgctacgtagcgacatagcgtccgttccgctcggtcgctacgtagcggccgagctcgagccaagctcggtcgctacgtagcgtccgagctcttccgaaacgtcaatacgacactagtccatgcattctcgtctacccttcgatgctatctcccgaaaaccgtagcgaactcatttcatgttttccgccattctaagtaatcaatcaaactttgcggtaaaaaccgcggaaagttcgttctttatcaaaagaagtcgtaataaacgtttcgagtcggaagacggcccaaagggacctaagacacgactcgaggcctaacttacgatttcttaaccaacagcCCGTAAGCCacatgacggtttacgcttggttcgcaaggaaagataaatgtcaagcttatgcggataaatacagaattttgaagataattacgaagatcagagaaaatagaatatttccatttttatgctatgacggcttaagggcagaagaggaaaagcataaaccgacctaggagcgagtatataaggagtcctaggcgagaggcatggagaatgactttttcagagcaaacttagcacttagagcgatttaggcatttttctgtttttgttattcgagctacgactcaattaggtttttgccgtcttagggttttagaactaggaatctcgccgacagctctcataGCCCAGGCTTCTACCTTGTTGTAACTGTCATACacagattcgaaataagatctactttgctc is drawn from Brassica rapa cultivar Chiifu-401-42 chromosome A05, CAAS_Brap_v3.01, whole genome shotgun sequence and contains these coding sequences:
- the LOC103874751 gene encoding pre-mRNA-splicing factor ATP-dependent RNA helicase DEAH1 isoform X1 yields the protein MASNDLKTWVSDKLMGLLGYSQITLVNYVIVKAKQSKSPAELVGVLMDNGFASSGDTRSFAEEIFARVPHQTAAVNLYQQREAEAAMLVRKQQTYALIDDDDDDEDEVVKEKKPSASESKKSDKGKKRFRKKSGQSDDSDEEVPVREDSRHVRRKVSEDEDDGSESEEERVRDQKEKEELEQHIRDRDTARTRKSVTCSFHLFNDQLTEQKLSKKEQEEALRRANALEEDDLNSLRKVSRQEYLRKREQKKLEELRDEIEDEQYLFADEKLTETELREFRYKKELYDLVKKRTQDEDNVEEYRIPDAYDDQEGGVDQEKRFAVAVQRYKDLDSREKMDPFAEQEAWEDHQIGKARLKFGSKNKKASDDYQFVFEDQINFIKESVMAGENYEDDMHPKEAQDAAEKTALEELQEVRKSLPIYGYREQLLQAVEEHQVLVIVGDTGSGKTTQIPQYLHEAGYTKRGKVGCTQPRRVAAMSVAARVAQEMGVKLGHEVGYSIRFEDCTSDKTVLKYMTDGMLLRELLGEPDLASYSVVIVDEAHERTLSTDILFGLVKDIARFRPDLKLLISSATMDAEKFSDYFDTAPIFSFPGRRYPVEINFTSAPEADYMDAAIVTVLTIHVREPLGDILVFLTGQEEIETAEEILKQRIRGLGTKIRELIICPIYANLPSELQAKIFEPTPEGARKVVLATNIAETSLTIDGIKYVVDPGFSKMKSYNPRTGMESLLITPISKASATQRAGRAGRTSAGKCYRLYTAFNYNNDLEENTVPEVQRTNLASVVLALKSLGIHDLINFDFMDPPPAEALVKALELLFALGALNKLGELTKAGRRMAEFPLDPMLSKMIVVSDKYKCSDEVISIAAMLSVGGSIFYRPKDKQVHADNARMNFHTGNVGDHIALLKVYSSWKETNYSTQWCYENYIQVRSMKRARDIRDQLEGLLERVEIEISSNMNELDSVRKSIVAGFFPHTAKLQKNGSYRTVKHPQTVHIHPNSGLSQVLPRWVVYHELVLTSKEYMRQVTELKPEWLIELAPHYYQRKDVEDDASKKMPKGAGKAAI
- the LOC103874751 gene encoding pre-mRNA-splicing factor ATP-dependent RNA helicase DEAH1 isoform X2; the encoded protein is MASNDLKTWVSDKLMGLLGYSQITLVNYVIVKAKQSKSPAELVGVLMDNGFASSGDTRSFAEEIFARVPHQTAAVNLYQQREAEAAMLVRKQQTYALIDDDDDDEDEVVKEKKPSASESKKSDKGKKRFRKKSGQSDDSDEEVPVREDSRHVRRKVSEDEDDGSESEEERVRDQKEKEELEQHIRDRDTARTRKLTEQKLSKKEQEEALRRANALEEDDLNSLRKVSRQEYLRKREQKKLEELRDEIEDEQYLFADEKLTETELREFRYKKELYDLVKKRTQDEDNVEEYRIPDAYDDQEGGVDQEKRFAVAVQRYKDLDSREKMDPFAEQEAWEDHQIGKARLKFGSKNKKASDDYQFVFEDQINFIKESVMAGENYEDDMHPKEAQDAAEKTALEELQEVRKSLPIYGYREQLLQAVEEHQVLVIVGDTGSGKTTQIPQYLHEAGYTKRGKVGCTQPRRVAAMSVAARVAQEMGVKLGHEVGYSIRFEDCTSDKTVLKYMTDGMLLRELLGEPDLASYSVVIVDEAHERTLSTDILFGLVKDIARFRPDLKLLISSATMDAEKFSDYFDTAPIFSFPGRRYPVEINFTSAPEADYMDAAIVTVLTIHVREPLGDILVFLTGQEEIETAEEILKQRIRGLGTKIRELIICPIYANLPSELQAKIFEPTPEGARKVVLATNIAETSLTIDGIKYVVDPGFSKMKSYNPRTGMESLLITPISKASATQRAGRAGRTSAGKCYRLYTAFNYNNDLEENTVPEVQRTNLASVVLALKSLGIHDLINFDFMDPPPAEALVKALELLFALGALNKLGELTKAGRRMAEFPLDPMLSKMIVVSDKYKCSDEVISIAAMLSVGGSIFYRPKDKQVHADNARMNFHTGNVGDHIALLKVYSSWKETNYSTQWCYENYIQVRSMKRARDIRDQLEGLLERVEIEISSNMNELDSVRKSIVAGFFPHTAKLQKNGSYRTVKHPQTVHIHPNSGLSQVLPRWVVYHELVLTSKEYMRQVTELKPEWLIELAPHYYQRKDVEDDASKKMPKGAGKAAI